Proteins co-encoded in one Gossypium arboreum isolate Shixiya-1 chromosome 11, ASM2569848v2, whole genome shotgun sequence genomic window:
- the LOC108470467 gene encoding superoxide dismutase [Cu-Zn] 2 isoform X1, producing the protein MEGGSKATLKAVALITGDTNVRGFIHFTQIPNGITHVQGKITGLSPGLHGFHIHALGDTTNGCNSTGPHFNPLKKDHGAPSDGERHAGDLGNIIAGPDGVAEVSIKDWQIPLSGQHSILGRAVVVHADPDDLGKGGHELSKTTGNAGARVGCGIIGLQSSV; encoded by the exons ATGGAAGGTGGTTCTAAAGCAACACTCAAAGCTGTGGCTCTCATCACTGGAGATACCAACGTTAGAGGCTTTATTCACTTCACTCAAATCCCAAATG GGATAACCCATGTCCAAGGAAAGATAACAGGCCTCTCTCCTGGCCTTCATGGCTTCCATATCCACGCCCTCGGTGATACCACCAATGGCTGCAATTCCACTG gGCCTCATTTTAATCCATTAAAGAAGGATCATGGAGCTCCAAGTGATGGAGAGCGCCATGCTGGAGATTTGGGTAATATCATTGCTGGCCCTGATG GAGTTGCTGAGGTCTCAATTAAAGATTGGCAG ATTCCACTTAGCGGACAGCATTCCATTTTAGGGAGGGCAGTTGTTGTGCATGCTGATCCCGATGATCTCGGCAAAG GTGGGCATGAACTTAGCAAGACGACAGGGAATGCAGGTGCAAGAGTCGGATGTG GTATCATTGGCCTTCAATCATCTGTTTAG
- the LOC108470467 gene encoding superoxide dismutase [Cu-Zn] 2 isoform X2 gives MEGGSKATLKAVALITGDTNVRGFIHFTQIPNGITHVQGKITGLSPGLHGFHIHALGDTTNGCNSTGPHFNPLKKDHGAPSDGERHAGDLGVAEVSIKDWQIPLSGQHSILGRAVVVHADPDDLGKGGHELSKTTGNAGARVGCGIIGLQSSV, from the exons ATGGAAGGTGGTTCTAAAGCAACACTCAAAGCTGTGGCTCTCATCACTGGAGATACCAACGTTAGAGGCTTTATTCACTTCACTCAAATCCCAAATG GGATAACCCATGTCCAAGGAAAGATAACAGGCCTCTCTCCTGGCCTTCATGGCTTCCATATCCACGCCCTCGGTGATACCACCAATGGCTGCAATTCCACTG gGCCTCATTTTAATCCATTAAAGAAGGATCATGGAGCTCCAAGTGATGGAGAGCGCCATGCTGGAGATTTGG GAGTTGCTGAGGTCTCAATTAAAGATTGGCAG ATTCCACTTAGCGGACAGCATTCCATTTTAGGGAGGGCAGTTGTTGTGCATGCTGATCCCGATGATCTCGGCAAAG GTGGGCATGAACTTAGCAAGACGACAGGGAATGCAGGTGCAAGAGTCGGATGTG GTATCATTGGCCTTCAATCATCTGTTTAG